Part of the Anopheles coluzzii chromosome 3, AcolN3, whole genome shotgun sequence genome is shown below.
ctCAACTGGGCGGTAGTAGGATTTTGCAATTACCATGTGCCGCTGCCGGTGGAATTATGATGCTGTGAGGTGATGTGAATGCTCGCTGCCCAGACCGATTGCCTCTTTGCTTactttttattgaaatctcttttttttttgctttctcccTCTGCGGTTCGGGAGTTTGAACTCTTGCAATGAgcggaaaaataaataaagagcaTCGAAGAGGTTCGACTGGAGTGAATCATCGAGCAACGGAAAAAGGGGGAGAATAAAACAGCAAACGCTGGTCGGACGATGAAGATGGAACACGGGAAATCAATGATCATTACGGGTTCTGATTGTTTTTGTGAAACCGATATCGCTTATGCAAATTTAAGCAGCGGGGTGGGGCGGGGGTGTTTGCGGTGCACTATTCAAGTGGGATGTAAATACATTCAGCCGGCACAGGGCGGATACTAATCAATCAATCTTGGGCGGCGTAAAGATTGGGCGGCCGTTGTTTTGAGTAGGTCTGCGGTTGTGATTTACTAGCGACTGAATGACGTATTTAAAAGTCGTTGAATTGAATATGTATCTCtatttctaaaaaataaaaaatataaatataaaactaaTAGAAATAGAAGCTGGTTGTGGCAAGATTGGTGCCAACTCTGTATACGTTTTTAAGACAGTTTTTGAGTAAAATATAcacaagtaaaaacaaaatttaaataatcatGTCGGCTAGACAGTCACCACTAGACGTATTTTAAAGCGTTTATTACGTATTTTGAAGCGCTTTATTTCAGCCATAGCGATGACTTTTGAATTCTACATGCATAGTAGGTCAACGCCGGCACTTTAACAACTAGTGGAATTGGCTTCCAGCgacttattgatttcccccaatgggtattacaactcatcattatatcgctgtccttttcttgcaatgtgttttgcCTAGCCTTCATCTAATCATGGCATATATacccttctaactttccgagcaaaaaattatgtgaatggtcgtgtggtcagattcGTGAGTATCAACATCAGTGACCATTACCCAAATCTCACATGATACAGAACAAATAGTTATCATTAGAGTTTAAGtgtttaaacaatattttgtttaattgtttaactAAAAAAATTATATGGAAGTGACATgtgatatttatttatgaaataaGATTTATTAAGTTAAGCTTATTTAAGCGTTTTACTGCTATTCAAACCCTTGCAAGATTTCCAATTCAATTTGTAAGATTGTTTGCTACAAGTTTATTTTGCTTAAGATTTTGAAACACAGTCTTTTTCCAAGTTACGCGATAATTGCCTGCCAGGGACATTCACGCTTTTCGAATTTTTGTgtatgtcgaatatcacgCTTTTCAACCAAAATGCGAATTATAAGTTGTTATTTATGATTAAATTCAACAATCATATGCACATTAATACTTATTTCTTACAATTCGTGTAGAAAATTTGGTTACTTATGGGTATTTAGCAATTTTTAACTTTTAGCAAAACTGCTATTTATGTTGCATTTGAAAATTCTTGGACGAAATTGCACCGATTTGACGTATGAactgtcaaaacaaaacaaaaaagcgtaaATTGAGTGTTGCGTAACTCGAGTGTTGCGCTAACttggggaaagactgtacaaGAATTGCAAATTAAATTCGTTTGAttcaaaaaaaataacgaaacacTTGAACATAAACGCttcaaatgcatttttccTGGAAGGGGTGAAATTATGCACGACAACCCCTGTTTCATGAGAAGCGCTGGCACAATGGTTAGCCAAGCTAGAAAGCAATGGTCAcggaaaattaacaaaataattatttttcccCTAAAGATTACTTAAAATGAAACgattgttgtttaattttaccATTACTTCCACATTgtgatttattatttaaaaaaaaatatttattttaattttgtccTGCCAAACGTCACTGGTGTTCGGGGTTGTGATGTCCGCACGGGTGCCTCCCATAgtcatttgtttattttcctttttatttatcAACGAGTCGCCACACAGTGGAGGCGAAACCATTGCTGATTGTGTGTTGTgccagagagagaaagagagcgagagagagagggagtgaaAAAGAGAGAGTGTGCGATACGCTAGAAAATAGTAAAACATTGCTTACGCACGAAATATACGCCTCCCGAAccgaccaacaaaaaaaaaagcgccacaaaccaaaacaaacgaaaaaccaCATCGACAGCGTATCCGCCGCGTCCGTGTCTGTGTTTATGTGAAATACCcccgtttttcttttactacTATTGCTGGTGCACCCGACACGACAGATTCGCTTCCCCAGCCCAGCGCAAGCAGTGGTCACAgcagtgcgtgcgtgctgcgCTTCGTGCCATGTGTGTATGCCACAGCCGTCCATCGTCCATCGTTCATCCGTCCAAGACCGAGTGAAAGTGTGCACTGTTGGCGGTGCCTGGGTTGCTTCTGGAGCATTTTGGGGCACCCGTACGCGAAGCATTCTCGATGGAAGTCTTGTCCGATCGTCGGCGGGCGCATCAGTATTAGCGCCTCAACAAGTGTCGCcttttgcgcaaaaaaaaaaacacaaacatcgcGCATTCTACTTCAATCGTGTCGCCTAGGTGAGTCAAGGTAAAGCCAGACATCCATGACATCAGCATCTCGCGGTAGGCAAGTGAACATAGTAGGCACAGCAGAACGCGCGACGTCTTTACCAGCCCGTCTTGAGTCATATACTTGTTGCGTAtagggtgtgtgtttgtgtgttttggtgttttggtgCGCGTATTACATCCTCCCCCTTTTTGCGCGAGTACGCACAAACGCAAAAGCGCATGTGATAGCTTGTGTTTTAAAAACTAAAGCAACATAAACCGCTAGACTGTGCTGACTGTGTGTGGATCGTGTGCCGTATGGCTTAGTTGATTCAATTTAACGCGTTCTCTCTATTATTAAATTAGGGCCACCCACGaaatcctccccccccccccctgtgtGTTGGCAATGGGGGTGGCAAGAAAACGAAACTCTGATcggagtgtgtgagtgtgtgcacgCCCTTAAAGTTTTTTGAATTTAACACACCACttgccgtcgtcgtcatcagcatcatccgtTTAGCAACTGGTCGCTAAACGGTGGcaggtggtttttttttttgggttggtCTCTCCAACGCCCTCCAAGGTCGgtccgttttgtgtgtgtgtgtgtgtgtcccgggAATGAATTCGAGCCGTTCCAAACGATTTTGCTTCCAAATTCGAAGGAGGTGGTCAAATGCGAATGAAAATAGGGGTGGGTTTTCTATGCTTTCACTTTACCTCCTTATCGATCGAGCGCCAAGTGTAACGAAAGGGCCGAATGATTAATTGACGACAAAAGCTTAGGAGGactattgattttttttttattgtaatgcttgcattttctttccctttacTGTTTCACCCTCTCGTAGTAATTCCAGAAGAGACATCAAACACCCTGGACAGCGTAGCAGACCGTAAAGAAAGCGTTGTAGTATAATTAGAACGGCAGTTgtgaaaggggggaaaaaagcacaaacaaacacacacacacacaccatgagTGAGTTCACGCAAACGGCCACCGtgacgcagcagcaaacggtcGTCCAGCCGTACATACGGTACGACCCGGAGTACGTCCGCACCATCCCGGGCATCGTGAAGATCGTGTGCATCGTGCTGAATCTCATCGGCTTCATCTGCATCGAGTTTTCGTACTTCAGCTACCGGCCCCAGGGGTCGTTCTTCAACACGGTCGCGATGCTCGGCTTCTGGTTCAGCGGCATCATGCTGGTGTTCTATCTGTTTCACGTGTGCGAAAAGTTTCACAAAATCCCCTGGCTAAAAATAGAGCTGTACTTCTGTGCCGGCTGGGCCGCCCTCTACATGATAGCGGCCTCGGTGGCGGCCTCGACCAGCATCGAAGCGTTTCAGGCGGCCGCGGTAAGTTGGAGGCACGGTGCCTCTTGTTCTTTTTTGGAAGAACACACTGTTATAGGCAGTTAATTGTTTCCTTTATTTTCCAGTTCTTTGGATACTGTGCCATGATCGGGTACGGGGTCGATGCGTTCCTTAAGTTTAAAAGTGTTCGGGCGGGCGAAATCGCCCAAGGCTCCCGTACCGTgcacgtgcagcagcagcagcaaacggtttCCACGCTGACCGCCTAGATGCAAAACGAATCAAAGCAATCTAGGGTTACACGCAGCACTTCACCTCAGTCTCCTTAACACAAATCTCCTCATCGTGGTCTCCTTCTGATGGGCTGCTTAGAAATATTGCGACAACAATACGCTTTTGCTCCAgtttcttttgtgtttgttgtttttttgtatagaTTTTAACGTCTTTTACCCCGTGTAACGTGTGTAAAGCTGTTTATTGTTGCCGAACCGGCGGTCGGTTTTCTTTTATCGAATGCTACAAGGAGCTAGTGTTTTACCGTAGCTTGTTCTAACCTAGCAAGTAATTTTAATTCGAAATGCCTTTAAGCTAAGCCTTAGCGCTAAACCACCCAAAACGGTACAGCGCCTTACAAAGTCACCGAAAGTCACCGAAACGGGATAGCTTTTACAGAACCGAAATTATaacagtgtgtgtttgtgtgtatttgtgtgcttGTATATTTATAAACgaaaaacggaacggaatccTCTTATCGAATCTTGTCGGCCGTCGttatcgtcgtcatcgtcgtcgtccttgCCACAGGATGCGTTTTGAAActcatttatttacaaaacaaatgtgCAAATGTGTATTAATGTGGCTTATTTTGTAGTATGTCGATGTGCTTAGGAGAGGTTTAGAGGCGATCACAATGTAGAAACAACCTTACTTTACTGTATACACTTTACACCGTATCGTAATTGTTGCGTTAGCTCActtgaaaagaaagaaaatgataGAAATAAACCAAATTTTTTCGAAACTGTTCATTTTAACGGCTCTTTCAACATTCGAGTATTGAACTAGCCGCTGTAGCTAGTATCTATTTGACAGCGATCAGCTGtcagtgtgttgttttgcttcgcaCCTGCAGAACTCTGTTGACAAACTTTGTGCGGAGTGGTGGGTCTTTCTCCGTCGCAAAAACCTCCTTCGTACGGCTCGGAATGTACATTTTCATCGGGAAATGGTAAACCGCGTAGCATGCAAACCATACGAGCGATGCTAGAAAGCTACccctttgtgttttgtgttccgTTTTTTCCAGTACGCACCGGTATGCGGTTCCGGGCACGCTGCTAGTACGCCGGATGATCAGCTCGTCCGAGGTAGCGACCGCCCTGCGGCCGTTCTACTTCGCCGTCCATCCGGATCTGTTCGGGCGCTATCCCCAGCAGCGGCAGGTGAACGAAGACTCGCTCAAACTGCTCAGTGCGCACCTGGAATCGTTGCTGACGCAGAAACGAATCTTGCCCTCCACGCCGCGCGCCCTTCCATTTTACATCCGTGCCTCGAATGCGCCGCAGGACCGGGGGACGTTCAATCTCATCAAGGTACCGCTGGAGCGTACGGTCGACGCAAAGCTGGTGCTGAGGCGAATACTCGAATCCTGCAACCTGCCGACGGAGTATGTGGATAAGATGCCCGCGACTAAACCTTGCTCAACGGCCACCTCGTCCAGCGGCAGCCCGTACGAGGAAGGcttccaacagcagcagcagcatcaatcgTTTTACTACAAAAAGCGTTCCGAGTACAACTTTGgcaaggaggaagaggaagcgGACGATTCCGGCCCGTTCGAGAAGGAGTTTGATCTGTTCCAATTTCGGATAAAGAAGGTGCGCGAGAATGAAACGCTAAAGTAAGGGCGAGTAGCTTTGCGTTCCCGGTAACGATTACGCTCTTTGACACATTACATAACTGATCGGTTTTTGTGCTCGGTTTGCGCACACAGGAAATGGTTGCGGAAGCATGTCGTCACCGCTACGGTGCGCACGAAAGCGGTGCAGGAGCTGCAGGAGGAGGTGGAAAAGTTGCGCGAGGACGTTACGAAGCGGCTGGGATTGCGTGAGATCATCTACGACTGTGGCTGGAATGTGGAGCACTTTCGGGGGTGCTTGAAAAGTCTGGAAAAGTTGGCCGAACTGCATCCGGGTGCGCTGGATGGGCTGAAGGATCGGACGGTGGTGTTTGCCGCGTTTACCGGCGTAAGCCTCGAAGGGAACGTGATGCTGTTTACGGGCGATGTGCAAAGGAATTGGTTGGAGGTAAGGTGGAAGAAATGGATATTATCGTCCTAtacaatttaattgttttattcttttgtttttagcTTATTAAAACGATCGATAAACACGATAGCTACCTCAGAAAATTGCCAGCGTACGAGTTCGCGCTCTCCCAGGTGCTGCGCAACATACGCATCGGACGGCGCAAGTTTATGCCGAAAGCGCAAGCGATGGCGTACGCTTCGCATCTGCGCAAGATAACGACCGCACTGCTCGATTATCTCGGCAAATCAAAGTTCCCCAAATCGTGGCCTACCGATCTGTCAAAGTTTGAGCTGGTGGTCGAATCGGAAGCCGGCCCACTCATGGTAAGCCCTACCGGGCAGCTAATAGTGCCGGCCACCTGTCCCGGCTCGCTGCTGGTCGACTTTCTTACGAACCATCTGGAGGAGGCACTCGAAAAGCAAAGCTCGTACGACCGGCAAAAGCACATCGAGCGCGATCTGCACGCACGCTGTGTCGCCCAGTTCCGGTTGCTGTCGCTGACGAAGGACGATTCCGTAACGCCCGACCGTATGATCGAGTGTCTGGAGAAGCTGCTGGCGCAAGGCGGACTAGCCGGAGGGGGTCAGCTGGAGCTGGCCGATTTGAATCTTACCATCACGACGTACTACTCGGTGCTGACGGACGGCACGGTCTGTATACCGTGGGACTGGAAGCAATAGGGCGGGAGCGGGAGATACGGGTCGAAGTCaatttttaaccatttttcgGACCGGTCAATTCAACCGCTGTAACTGGTGTGTGCCATGTGTTTCGAGATTCTAGGTTTTGAAGCTATTTTCCGAGAAACGTAAAACGCGGGTTTAGTGTGTAAATTCAATTAGCTAGGTTATTCAGATGCGTCGTGCGTAGCGTTGAAAGACAATAAACAAAGGACATGTTATGAAGGTGTAATACCTTTAAAGACGttatctaaaatttaaaatgaaaatatgcTTCGATTTTCATATTATCCACACCTCACGCAGCATGATGTACACCACGTGGACCACACTCGGGAGGTTTATTTAGAGTTTAGTATTTGGTTGAATGGTTTAATCCAGATACGGTTCCGTCGTGTACGCACGATCGTACTGCTCCGGGTCGGGCTGCTCGTACACTGGGGACAGCGCTTTGCCTCGGTGATTGAACGTGTAGAACGAGGGAATGTTCGCAAGAGTTTCCCACGATTTCGCCTGCAAATCAACCGCAGCACGAATCTCCTTGAAATCGCCCACCACTTGCAGGATGTTGTAGATGATGTAGATTAAGCTCGCAATCGCTTGGAAAATTATCTGTTGTGTACATTGAACGGggagaaacaaaacgaaaaaggcATATAAAAAGGTGATAAAAATGCACAACAGTCACTGCTCTTACATCGATCGGCAGCTGGGTGAATTCCTGTTCCGTGATCCGAAGGTAAGCACGGTCTGAAAAGGAACGGGGAAAATGGTAACGATTTGGAGCTTTCGGCGATCGTTCCACGAGCACTTACGCTGGGCGGCAGAGTAAGCCGCATGAAGCAGGGACAGAAATCCGAGCAcgatttgaattttattgaaaattgcCATGATTGCTGGAGGTCCCGATGGTATGGAAAAGTGGataatttgtttacaaaaatgtgaaaagaCAGCACACTGGGACGCTGCTGACTCCGGTGTCAGTGACAGACCAGTGGAATTTGTGGAACGAAAACTGTGCTTATTGCTTATTAGCACATGTTTGACTTGATTTGCGAtacaaataaattgaatataaTTTTTCAACAATTTACACAAACATGAATATTCTTAAATCGCactaaaaattataaaaaaatctacaaacaGTGCTTCACTACCCAACTCCATTCGAGTGCATACGTGTAAACTCACCTGCAGCTCGGATAATGCCGTCCGagccagagtgaccagaaataccgatttttctgtattcctaccaaggtgtatgtatttaaaaggttgattttttatcacttttgctgggcgacattgtgggagACATTTGTCAATCCCTGCATACAATTAACCCTATCCCGCACTAGCTCTCCCCAATTTTTATACTGGAGCCACCTGAACagttatgtcaagtcgagaaatgtcattttgctctgaataACTACACCTTGTTATATTAAAAAACCTTGATTTCTGCCGATTTTTGATATCCCAAGtaccacaaatccactaaacgaccactaaacgacGCAAGCTTTCAACCTAAACGGAAATtaaaaagacttcgtttagcagacggtgaaagactcatgcattctaaatgTTATGTTCTGtagcaaaaagctggtggtgcCATCTattggtgggatacccaaccagtggagTTTCCTCGCtaggaggagagcttt
Proteins encoded:
- the LOC120956792 gene encoding plasmolipin-like — encoded protein: MSEFTQTATVTQQQTVVQPYIRYDPEYVRTIPGIVKIVCIVLNLIGFICIEFSYFSYRPQGSFFNTVAMLGFWFSGIMLVFYLFHVCEKFHKIPWLKIELYFCAGWAALYMIAASVAASTSIEAFQAAAFFGYCAMIGYGVDAFLKFKSVRAGEIAQGSRTVHVQQQQQTVSTLTA
- the LOC120956791 gene encoding T-cell activation inhibitor, mitochondrial, with the translated sequence MYIFIGKCTHRYAVPGTLLVRRMISSSEVATALRPFYFAVHPDLFGRYPQQRQVNEDSLKLLSAHLESLLTQKRILPSTPRALPFYIRASNAPQDRGTFNLIKVPLERTVDAKLVLRRILESCNLPTEYVDKMPATKPCSTATSSSGSPYEEGFQQQQQHQSFYYKKRSEYNFGKEEEEADDSGPFEKEFDLFQFRIKKVRENETLKKWLRKHVVTATVRTKAVQELQEEVEKLREDVTKRLGLREIIYDCGWNVEHFRGCLKSLEKLAELHPGALDGLKDRTVVFAAFTGVSLEGNVMLFTGDVQRNWLELIKTIDKHDSYLRKLPAYEFALSQVLRNIRIGRRKFMPKAQAMAYASHLRKITTALLDYLGKSKFPKSWPTDLSKFELVVESEAGPLMVSPTGQLIVPATCPGSLLVDFLTNHLEEALEKQSSYDRQKHIERDLHARCVAQFRLLSLTKDDSVTPDRMIECLEKLLAQGGLAGGGQLELADLNLTITTYYSVLTDGTVCIPWDWKQ
- the LOC120956793 gene encoding ER membrane protein complex subunit 5, which codes for MAIFNKIQIVLGFLSLLHAAYSAAQHRAYLRITEQEFTQLPIDIIFQAIASLIYIIYNILQVVGDFKEIRAAVDLQAKSWETLANIPSFYTFNHRGKALSPVYEQPDPEQYDRAYTTEPYLD